The Rhodoferax ferrireducens T118 DNA segment CGTCGGGCTGCTGGTCAAACTGGGCATTCCCCGTGAAAACGTGTGGGTGACCGATCTGGCCGGTGTCGTGTACGAGGGCCGCACCGAGCTGATGGACCCGGACAAGATCATTTACAGCCAGAAGACATCGGCGCGCACCCTGGGTGAAGTCATTGAAGGTGCTGACGTGTTTCTGGGCTTGTCAGCGGGCGGTGTGCTCAAGGGCGAAATGGTCAAAAGGATGGCGCCCAGGCCGATCATTTTTGCGCTCGCCAACCCGACGCCCGAGATCACGCCCGAAGAAGTGAAGGCCGTGCGCAGCGACGCCATCATCGGCACCGGCCGCTCGGATTACCCGAACCAGATCAACAACATCTTGTGTTTCCCCTACATTTTCAGGGGCGCACTGGACGCGGGCGCCTCCACCATCACGGTGGAGATGGAAATGGCGGCGGTGCATGCGATTGCCGACCTGGCGCAGGCCGAGCAAAGCGAAGTGGTTGCTGCCGCCTATGTTGGCGAGCCGCTGGCCTTTGGGCCGGAGTACCTGATCCCCAAGCCCTTTGATCCGCGTTTGATGATCAAAGTGGCGCCAGCGGTGGCCCAGGCCGCGTTTGACAGCGGCGTGGCCTTGCGCCCGATTGCGGACATGGATGCCTACCGCGAGAAGTTGCAAAGCTTCGTCTACGCCTCGGGCACCGTGATGAAACCGATTTTCGCCGCCGCGAAAAGTGCGCTTAAAAAGCGGATCGCCTATGCCGAGGGTGAAGATGAACGTGTGCTGCGCGCGGCCCAGATTGTGGTGGACGAAGGCTTGGCCCTGCCCACGCTGATTGGCCGTCCGCTGGTGATTGCCGAGCGCATCAATAAGTTTGGCTTACGCCTGGAAGAGGGGCAGGACTACAGCGTCGTCAATGTGGAGCAGGATCATCGCTACCGCGATTTCTGGCAAACCTACCACCGCATGACCGAGCGCAAGGGCATGACGGCCCAGGTTGCCAAGATCGAGATGCGCCGACGCCTGACCCTGATTGGCAGTATGTTGTTACAAAAGGGTGATGTGGATGGGCTGATTTGCGGCACCTGGGGCACCACGGCGATGCACCTGCAATATCTGGATCAGGTGATTGGAAAACGCACTGGCGTCAACACCTATGCCTGCATGAATTGCCTGATGTTGCCCGAGCGCCAGCTATTTATAGTGGACACCCACGTCAACTACGATCCCACTGCCGAGCAACTGGCCGAGATCACAATTCTGGCGGCAGAGGAAATGGTGCGCTTCGGCATTCGGCCCAAAGCCGCCTTGCTGTCGCACTCCAACTTTGGCAGCAGCAACCAACCCAGCGCCGTGAAGATGCGCGAGGCTTTGGACTTGCTGCGGGTCAAGGCGCCGTGGCTGGAGGTGGACGGCGAAATGCATGGCGACGTGGCGCTCGATGGCGCAGCCCGCGCAGCCCTCATGCCCAACAGCACACTGGCGGGGGACGCCAATCTTCTGGTGTTACCCAATATCGATGCCGCTAATATTGCCTACAACCTGCTCAAGACAGCAGCCGGTGGCAATATCGCCGTTGGTCCGGTGCTGCTGGGCGCGGCCAAACCGGTGCATATCTTGACCGCCAGTGCCACGGTGCGTCGAATTGTGAATATGACGGCCCTCACTGTGGCCGACGCAAACGCCAGCCGCTGAGCTCTAAAGCCTAAGCTAGCACTAACTTAGTAAGCTGTTTGATGCTTTGTGTCTGCCTATTTTTTAGGCAGACGCTTGCATTATTTTCGTAAATACGCGACACTACACACCTTGAAATTACGGGTTAACCCGGAGTCTTGCGAGAGGTGTCTTGTTCATGTTGCGTCTGAAAAGCTCTAAGTTAGTACTTACCAGCTTTTTTCTTGCTGCGATTTTCGCCTGTGCAGGGGTGCTGGCCAAAGGGCCTGCCCCGGCAGACGCTGCCACTGCCATCGCGGTGACCGCTTTACCCAAGCAAGGCGTGCAGACCTACGACCTGATTCATCAAGGCGGTCCGTTTGCGCATGAAAAAGATGGTGTGGTGTTTGGCAACCGTGAGCGTTTGCTGCCACTCCAAAAGCGTGGTTACTACCGTGAATATACCGTCGCAACACCGAATTTACATGCCCGGGGAGCCCGGCGCATTGTGTGCGGAGGGGCTGCCAGAGCGCCTGACGCTTGTTATTACACCGCCGATCACTATGCGAGCTTCCGCCGGATCGTGCCGTGAAACCGGTTTATTACTTACGAAAAGTGAAGCGAGAATGAATATGTCATTGAGCCAAGAAACCGCCGCTTTGCAGCGCGCTGCAACGGACGTGCCGCTACGCGGCGTGCGGCCAAATATTGTCCAGTCGATTAGGGCTTTTCGTGTGCCGGAGTTGCAGGGTGCGGCCCAATCCTTGGGCCAGCATTTTCTGTACGCCAATCTGGCCAACGCCCAGACCAAGCAGGACGTACTGGATCTCATTGCTCAGCAATTCATGTTGTCGGTGCATGTCGGCAAGAATTTTGACGCACTGTATGACAGCATGACCGACCCGCTACACAAGTCCGGCCCACAGCCTGGCTTTATTGTGGTGCTGGAGCACATTCCGGCCCATGCCAAGTTTGACAAGGAGGCGCGCGAGCAGTTGCTCGATATCTTCCGCGACGCGGCTGACTACTGGGCCGATCGAAAGATACCGTTCCGATGTTTCTATTCTTTTCTGTAGCCCGTTCTGCACACACCAGCCAAGCAGAACGGGCGAACGAGGCAAAAGGCAACGGCGTCGGCAGCCAAACCTTGTCAGGCATCGAACTCACCACCGAGTCCGGGGAGAAAATGCCAACTGACAAACTGTTGGACATATCGCCACTGGCGCTGCGCATGAGCAGCCCCTTCAATTCCGGGTATTGGTTAACGGCCGCCTGATCGCAGCGCCGCTTCCCCGCTCCAGAAGGCCCATCGAAAGAGAGGGCCTTTTTTCTGGCTGGGGCGCCAAGGTGCTGGCTGAAAGTTGACCGCCAGCCGGTCAGTGACTGGCGGCTTGGCTGTGTGTGGCCAATTTCAACGCCAAGGCCAGGTATTCAGCCACCGGGACTTCTTCCGCCCGGCGCTGCACGTCGAATTCATCCGCGTAGCCTTTCTGTTGCAGCCACTGGCCCAGCGTGTGGCGTAACAGCTTGCGACGCTGGCTGAAAGCCACCTGGACCAGTTCGCTCAAGAGATGCCCATCCACCGCGGCCGGGTTGACATGCGGCACCATGCGAACCACCGCGCTGTTGACGCGAGGCGGCGGCTCGAAGCTCTCGGGCGGAACCAGCAAGACGTTTTCCATCGCGTAACGCCACTGCAACATGACACTCAGACGGCCGTAGGCAGCGGTGCAGGGGCCTGCCACCATGCGGTCAATCACTTCTTTTTGCAGCATGAAATGCTGGTCTTCGATGACGTCAATGAAGTTCAGCAAGTGAAACAGGATCGGCGTCGAGATGTTGTACGGCAGGTTGCCAACAACTCTCAATTTTGTAGTGGTCAGCGCTTGCGCCACTTGGGCAAAGTCCACCTTTAACACATCAGACTCAATCACCACGAGCTGAGGATGCGCCCGCAGGCGCGCGGCCAGGTCACGATCGAGCTCAATCACGGTGAGCTGACCCAGACGTTCCACGAGCGGTTGGGTCAACGCCGCCAGACCGGGTCCGATCTCCACCATCGCCTGCCCCGGCCTGGGGCCAATGGCGTCGACGATGGCTTCAATCATGGCGCCGTCGGTCAGAAAATGCTGGCCGAAGCGTTTGCGGGCAATGTGTTTCATTCCACGAGCGTAGGACTGTATCGGTTTTACTGCGGCGGCTCGCGCAATTCCACATAGGCGCGGCCGCGCACGTCTTGCGCCCAGCTGATATACGCTTCATCGAGCTTCTTTTCGTGCAACATGGCGCGCACGGCCTCGCGCTGCTCCTGCGGGCTGAGGGTGGCCTGGCGACGCTCCATCAGCTGAATCAAATGAACGCCAAAGCGGGACACCAAGGGTTCACTGATCTGCCCCGGCGTCAGGCTGTTCATGACCGCCTCGAACTCCGGCACAAACATGCCCGGATTGGCCCACCCCAGGTCGCCGCCCTGCGCGGCACTGCCATCCTGCGAATGGTCGCGGGCCAGCGCGGCAAAATCAGCTTGCCCTGCGGCAACCCTTTTTTTGAATTCATTGAGCTTGTCACGGGCTGCGCTCTCGGTGAGCTGCGGGCTGACCCGCAACAAGATATGGCGGGCCCGGCTCTGCGTGACCGTCATGGCGGGCAGTGCCGCACTTTTCTTTTCCAGTACTTTGAGGATGTGAAAGCCCGCGCCTGAACGTACCAGCGCCGAGATTTCACCGACAGCCAGGTTGTGTGTCGCCTCAAGGAAAAGCGGCGGATAGCGATCTGCCGTGCGCAGGCCGAGCTCGCCGCCATTGGCGAGGCTGGCCTTGTCTGAGGCGTCGGAGAACTCTCGCACCAGGGTCACAAAGTCTTCACCCGCGCGTGCGCGTGCCAGCGCACGTTGCGCCCGGGCCTGCAAGGCGGTCACTTGCACCGGGGTGGCGGTATCAGGGACCGACACCAGGACTTGAGCCAGATTGATTTGCTGCACCGCAGGGGTGCTGCTTTGTTGCTCGCGCAGGAATTGATCGATCTCCAGCTCCGACACCCGCGCGCGCGGTTCGACCTCACGCTCACGCAGGCGGGTCAGCAGGATCTGATCGCGCAGCTGGTTACGGAACTGGCCGGGCACGCCGCCTTCCTGTGTCAGGCGTCGGCGCAACTCGGCTACCGTGAGCTGATTTTGCCGGGCGATGTTCTGCTCGGCCTGGTCAATGGCTGCTTCGTCCGCCGCAATACCGGACTCCCGGGCCAGTTGCAGCTGGGCTTTTTCGTTGATGAGGCGCTCCAGTACCTGGCGCACCAAGGTTTTGCTATCGACTTGTGGGTTGCCCTGCTGGGCCAACTGCTGCAGCACGCGTTGCAGGGCGGCGCGCACCTCGTTGTTGGTAATGGGCTCGGAGTTGACCACCGCCACGATGTAGTCGGCCGCCAGCCCGGTAGCAGCGGGTACCCTCGCGGGCGCAAGAACACCGGCGCCGACAGTTGCCGAGGATGGCCGCAAGCCCTGCGCCGGTACAGTCAAGGGAGCAAGAAGGGCAAGGCTGGCCACACTAAGGGCCACAAGGCGATGGTTCATGATGGATTAATCGTAGTTGCTGAAACGACTGGGAGGGCTGGTTTGCTCTCGCAGATACTGGTAACCGGGAATATTGTCTTTCAAGGACTTCAATGGGTTCACGCCCAAGCGGGTCAAGCCGACAAACTCAAGCTGGAACATGATGCGCTGATTGGCCGATGCGGTACTGGTTTGCAGTTGCTCCAACACAATACGACCCAGCCAACAACCCGCATCGTACTCAAAACCGAGCACGGCATCGACCAGCTTGCGTTCTTGCATACTGTAGTTGAGGCGCCCGACGCTGTACCAGCGCCCCTCGCCTTGACCCCGGCCAGCGCCCAACTCCTGCCCGCGCTCGCCCCACAAGTCATTGATCGGCCACTGCCAGCCGATGTCGAGTTGTTCGCTGGACTCGCGCTGGTAGCGGTAAGCCGCGCTCACGGTTCGGTAGTGGCCCGCGCTGTAGCGCGCGCCGATGGTGGAACGTACCGACTGCTTGGTGGTGGGGTTGAATTGCACGGTCGAGTCGAAAGCCCATTTCGGATCCCAGTTGACCGCTGCTCCCAGCAGCAAATCGCTGATCCGGTCGGTCACTGGCGCGTCAGTCGGTAATAAGGTGACGTTCTGGTCTCTAAAGCGCAAGCGTTGTGCGACACCAAAACGTGCAACCTGCGCTCCGGTGGCTGGATCCAGCAGGCGTGTGCTCACGCCCAGCGTCAGTAAATCGCTGTCAGAAATGCGGTCGTTGCCGACAAAGGCGTTGTCGGTGTAGATGGTGGCAAAGTTGAAATCGACAGCGCCCGAGTCATAGTTGGGCAACAGGCGCTGGTCGCGAAACGGTGTGTTGACGTAAAACGCACGGGGCTCCAGGGTCTGGCGAAAATTCATGCCGAAATAGCGGGCATCGCGTTCAAACACCAGGCCACTGTCCACACTGAGGGTCGGCACGACGCGGCTCGCCGCCCTAGCCCCGTTACTCAGTGGCGTGTCAAATTGATAGTTGCTGACGTTCAGCTGCAGCTTGGGGGTGATGAAGCCGGCGGCAGTCACCCAAGGTCGGCTGAGCTGCAACACGGAGAAGACGCGTTGGGCATTGGGCTGCAGGGTGAGACTGCGTTCAGACTGAAACCGGGTGTAATCCGCATCCACTGAATAATCAAATCCGCCGACATTGCTGCGGGCATAACGCGTGGCCAACTGCGGCAAACGGTCATAGGGTGGCGTGATGGGGGCGCTCACGTCCTGCAGGGTTTGCCATTTGAGCGTGCGCACCGTGTTGGAAAAATTGCCCTCGGTCCAGGACAGGCTGGCGTCGTTGGTGAGCAGACGCTGGGTCAGCGATCCGGTTGAGGCGCGGGTGAAGTCACGCCAGTAATTGTCGTCACTGACCCGGTTCAGGTTGAGGTTCAAGGCCACACCGCCGGCGGTGAACGGCCGCGTCCAACTGTTCTGCAATGTGGCCTGATGCGTGTAAGTCAAACCCCAGCGAGTGCTGTCACGCAACTGGTCAGACGGCATCAAGTCCAGCTGCACTTGACCCGCATAGTCCGCCTCAAGATAGCGCAGCTCGCTGCTCAGATTGACGCCACGCTTGCTCATGAGCGTCGGCGTGAAAGTGGCATCCCGGTTCGGCGCGATGTTCCAGTAGTAGGGCACGCTCACTTCGGCCCCATTGACATTGTCCAGCCCCAGGATCGGTGGCAGGACGCCTGACTTGCGTTTGTCACTCAGCGGAAAACTGAGGTAGGGAATCGGCAGCAGCGGCACCCCTTTGAAGCTCAGCAAGGCGCCCTTTGCCGTGCCCACGTCTTCCTCGTTGTCCAGGCTGATGCTGGCGGCCCGCAAAATCCAGTCCGGCAGCCAGCTCGGGCCCGGCAAGCGCCGGCAGGTGGTGAAGGTGGCGTTGTGGATGACGGCCCGTTGGTCATCAATGAAGTCGACACGATCGGCTTGGCCATGCGCGTCATTCTTGAGAAAATAATAACGCGGCTGGTTGAAAAAACCCTCGAACGTATCGAGCTTGAGTTCCAGCAGCGGCCCTTCATACACGTTGCCGGCGCGGTTAATCAGGACATTGCCACTGGCTGTGGCCAGGTCGCTCGGTTGGTCATATTCCAGCCGGTCGGCCTTGATCACGAGGTCGCCGCGGCGCAACTCGGCGCGGCCCTCCAGCACGGTTTCCAGGTCCGGACGCCCGAAGATGTGCTCAGCCGAGATGAAGGTTGGCAGGCTGCTGCGCAGCGCGGGGGCCACCTGCTCTTGCAGCAAAGGGCTTGTCTTTAGCGGCAGTGGCGGCTCGTCGGGCGCGACCTGGGCCACCTGTGCATTGACGCTTGTTCCCTGCAGCAAAGCCCAAGCCAGCAGGGCAAGCGGGCGCTGGGCAAAACGGGCCAAGTGTGGCCTGAGGTCAAGTTCGTGCATCAAGAAGCGTATCAGGCAGGGGCAGTAACGGGGGTGAAAACAGGTTGGAAACGAAGCGGGAGCATTCGACTTTGTAGAATGGATTATCCATGAGCACAGCCTTCCCACCCGAAACCACCCCGGCCACCGCACCCATCTGGCCTGACGCGCAGCGCGCAGCCGATTTCAGCGTCTGGCTGGCCGGACTGGCGCCCGCGCACGGCCTGGTCATTGATTCCTTGCGCACGGCCTCCGCCGACGCCAGCTTCCGGCGCTACTTGCGCGTGGATGGCACTCAGGGCAGCTACATCATCATGGACGCGCCGCCCGACAAGGAGGACTGCCAGCCTTTTGTCAAAGTCGCCCAGTTGCTGCACCAGGCGCAGGTGCATGCGCCCGAGGTGCTGGCGTGGGACGCAGCCCACGGTTTTATGCTGCTGACCGATCTGGGAGCCCAGACCATGATGCAGGTGATCAAGCGGGACGACCCGCAGGCCAATCAGGGCCTGTACCTGCAGGCGGTTGACGCACTGATTGCCTGGCAAAGCGCCTCCAAGCCGGGCGTTTTGCCGCCCTACGATGAAGCGCTGCTGCGCCGTGAGCTGGAACTGTTCCCTGACTGGTATCTGGCCCGCCACCGCGGTGTAGCGGTCGAAGGCGAGGTGCGGCGCACGCTGGACCAGGCGTTTGCGCAAATCATGGCGCACAACCTGGCTTGGCCCAGCGTTTATGTGCACCGCGACTTCATGCCGAGAAATTTGATGGTGGCCCCCGCGGGTGCGGGTCAGCGGATGGGCGTGCTGGACTTCCAGGATGCGGTTTATGGCCCCATCACCTATGACATTGCCAGCTTGATGCGTGATGCCTTCCTGAGCTGGGAGGAAGATTTCTGCCTCGACATCACCATCCGTTACTGGGAGAAAGCGCGCAAGGCCGGGCTTGCGGTGGGTGACGACTTTGGCGAGTTTTACCGGGGGGTGGAATGGATGGGCTTGCAACGCCACCTGAAAGTCGCCGGCATCTTTGCCCGCCTGACGCTGCGCGATGGCAAACCCCAGTACTTGGCCGACACGCCTCGCTTCATCAGTTACATTCGCGCCACCTGCGCGCGCTACCGCGAGCTCAAGCCCTTGCTGCGCTTGATTGAGCGCATCGAGGGTCTGGTCGTGGCCGACGGCTATGCCTTTGGCAGGATTTAAGAAAAATAAGGCCCTAGCCCCCGTCGAATATGCCTAAGCAGCTATGCTTTTTGAAGTGAATATGGACTCGGCACATAGTTGAAGCGGCTCGGTAAATCAGCGTGGAGCACATCCTGTGGCTGCCACAGGCCCTGCAGCACGGCGTCCGCCACGTAGTCCATGTCCATGCTGTGCACCAGGCCAAAGCCGGTCGAAGTGTCAAGGTAGACATGCCCCAACTCGTCCAGCAGGCAGTGCTGCACTGAGGCTGCTCTGCCGCAATGATCTTGAATTGACAGGTCATGGTTGACGCGCCAGATCAGCGGCGTGGCTTCTAGTTCGACGTAGACGCGCTGCGGTCCGTTCTGGAAAAACCACTGCCCTTCTGTAGTGGGCTGGTAATTGCGCTGGATGAACTCGATCAGTTTGTCGTGTTTCAGCTCTGAGCCCTTGCCGGCCGCGCTGCCGCCTGCAAACGGTCCCTGCGCCTGGGCGCGTTCGTCGCGCATGAACCAGTTGCCGCGCGCATCCAGGCCGAGCCAGCCGTAGCAGTCGGGCACGTTGGGCCATTTGAGCAAGGCTTGTTTGACAATGTCATCCATGGAGAAAGTCCCTGCGTCAGGTGGTGTGAATTTGTGTCGGCATGGCCAAGTTGCACATGGCGGTTTTGGACTGGAAGCTCAGTTGTCAGTGAAACACGGGCGGTATCTCACTGCCGTCTTGCGCTTCCTGTTGCGACCCCGGACTGGCATGGTGGGCCACCATGCGCCAGCCCTGCGCCGTTCGGTGGTAGACGTTGGTGGCAATGACAAAGGCCTGCACCAGGCCGTCCTCGGTCAGGACCTCAATGCGCTCGCGCACGTTGTGCACCACGCTGGCCAGCGACTCAATCTTGCGTACCGCTTGTGGCTGCACCCGGATACTGCCATTGTTGAAAATGGCATCAAAAGCAGCCCGGATGGCGCCCAGGCCCACCAGTCGTGGCCCACCTGGATGGACGCACACAATTTCATCCTCATCGGCCCAGCAGGCCATGAGCTTATCGATGTCGGCGGTTTGCAGTGCCTCGTAAAAACTGGCCTCGATTTCGTCGGCGCTACCGCCCACGGAGGCGGCTTGTTTTTTGGCTTTGGACATGATGGATTTCTGTGGCGGTGGGGGATGATTTTGCCGTGCTTTCGCCGCGTATTGACGGCGTGAGCATTTGCCTGGCTCAGCATGCACAGTCAGGGCCAGATTGCAATGCGTGTTTATGCTAAGGTTGCGTTCTTCACGCTGGAGATTTATATGACACGCTGGCTCCTGATTCTGTTGACTGCCCTGTCCCTGACCGGCTGTGGCTATAACGATTTTCAACGCCTGGACGAACAGACCAAGTCGGCCTGGAGCGAGGTGCTCAATCAATACCAGCGCCGCGCTGACCTGGTGCCCAACATT contains these protein-coding regions:
- a CDS encoding YybH family protein, with the translated sequence MSKAKKQAASVGGSADEIEASFYEALQTADIDKLMACWADEDEIVCVHPGGPRLVGLGAIRAAFDAIFNNGSIRVQPQAVRKIESLASVVHNVRERIEVLTEDGLVQAFVIATNVYHRTAQGWRMVAHHASPGSQQEAQDGSEIPPVFH
- a CDS encoding aminoglycoside phosphotransferase family protein, which codes for MSTAFPPETTPATAPIWPDAQRAADFSVWLAGLAPAHGLVIDSLRTASADASFRRYLRVDGTQGSYIIMDAPPDKEDCQPFVKVAQLLHQAQVHAPEVLAWDAAHGFMLLTDLGAQTMMQVIKRDDPQANQGLYLQAVDALIAWQSASKPGVLPPYDEALLRRELELFPDWYLARHRGVAVEGEVRRTLDQAFAQIMAHNLAWPSVYVHRDFMPRNLMVAPAGAGQRMGVLDFQDAVYGPITYDIASLMRDAFLSWEEDFCLDITIRYWEKARKAGLAVGDDFGEFYRGVEWMGLQRHLKVAGIFARLTLRDGKPQYLADTPRFISYIRATCARYRELKPLLRLIERIEGLVVADGYAFGRI
- a CDS encoding LPS-assembly protein LptD — encoded protein: MHELDLRPHLARFAQRPLALLAWALLQGTSVNAQVAQVAPDEPPLPLKTSPLLQEQVAPALRSSLPTFISAEHIFGRPDLETVLEGRAELRRGDLVIKADRLEYDQPSDLATASGNVLINRAGNVYEGPLLELKLDTFEGFFNQPRYYFLKNDAHGQADRVDFIDDQRAVIHNATFTTCRRLPGPSWLPDWILRAASISLDNEEDVGTAKGALLSFKGVPLLPIPYLSFPLSDKRKSGVLPPILGLDNVNGAEVSVPYYWNIAPNRDATFTPTLMSKRGVNLSSELRYLEADYAGQVQLDLMPSDQLRDSTRWGLTYTHQATLQNSWTRPFTAGGVALNLNLNRVSDDNYWRDFTRASTGSLTQRLLTNDASLSWTEGNFSNTVRTLKWQTLQDVSAPITPPYDRLPQLATRYARSNVGGFDYSVDADYTRFQSERSLTLQPNAQRVFSVLQLSRPWVTAAGFITPKLQLNVSNYQFDTPLSNGARAASRVVPTLSVDSGLVFERDARYFGMNFRQTLEPRAFYVNTPFRDQRLLPNYDSGAVDFNFATIYTDNAFVGNDRISDSDLLTLGVSTRLLDPATGAQVARFGVAQRLRFRDQNVTLLPTDAPVTDRISDLLLGAAVNWDPKWAFDSTVQFNPTTKQSVRSTIGARYSAGHYRTVSAAYRYQRESSEQLDIGWQWPINDLWGERGQELGAGRGQGEGRWYSVGRLNYSMQERKLVDAVLGFEYDAGCWLGRIVLEQLQTSTASANQRIMFQLEFVGLTRLGVNPLKSLKDNIPGYQYLREQTSPPSRFSNYD
- a CDS encoding DUF2946 family protein, yielding MDDIVKQALLKWPNVPDCYGWLGLDARGNWFMRDERAQAQGPFAGGSAAGKGSELKHDKLIEFIQRNYQPTTEGQWFFQNGPQRVYVELEATPLIWRVNHDLSIQDHCGRAASVQHCLLDELGHVYLDTSTGFGLVHSMDMDYVADAVLQGLWQPQDVLHADLPSRFNYVPSPYSLQKA
- a CDS encoding ribonuclease domain-containing protein; amino-acid sequence: MLRLKSSKLVLTSFFLAAIFACAGVLAKGPAPADAATAIAVTALPKQGVQTYDLIHQGGPFAHEKDGVVFGNRERLLPLQKRGYYREYTVATPNLHARGARRIVCGGAARAPDACYYTADHYASFRRIVP
- a CDS encoding peptidylprolyl isomerase, with the protein product MNHRLVALSVASLALLAPLTVPAQGLRPSSATVGAGVLAPARVPAATGLAADYIVAVVNSEPITNNEVRAALQRVLQQLAQQGNPQVDSKTLVRQVLERLINEKAQLQLARESGIAADEAAIDQAEQNIARQNQLTVAELRRRLTQEGGVPGQFRNQLRDQILLTRLREREVEPRARVSELEIDQFLREQQSSTPAVQQINLAQVLVSVPDTATPVQVTALQARAQRALARARAGEDFVTLVREFSDASDKASLANGGELGLRTADRYPPLFLEATHNLAVGEISALVRSGAGFHILKVLEKKSAALPAMTVTQSRARHILLRVSPQLTESAARDKLNEFKKRVAAGQADFAALARDHSQDGSAAQGGDLGWANPGMFVPEFEAVMNSLTPGQISEPLVSRFGVHLIQLMERRQATLSPQEQREAVRAMLHEKKLDEAYISWAQDVRGRAYVELREPPQ
- a CDS encoding NADP-dependent malic enzyme, coding for MPHTTATAADKRAELRRATLEYHEFPTPGKISIAPTKQLINQHDLGLAYTPGVAIPCEEIVKDPNNAYKYTSRGNLVAVVTNGTAVLGLGDIGPLAGKPVMEGKAVLFKKFAGIDVFDIEINEKHDLDKLVDIIASLEPTFGGINLEDIKAPDCFYVERKLRERMKIPVFHDDQHGTAITVGAAILNGLKVAGKDPKDVKLVTSGAGAAALACVGLLVKLGIPRENVWVTDLAGVVYEGRTELMDPDKIIYSQKTSARTLGEVIEGADVFLGLSAGGVLKGEMVKRMAPRPIIFALANPTPEITPEEVKAVRSDAIIGTGRSDYPNQINNILCFPYIFRGALDAGASTITVEMEMAAVHAIADLAQAEQSEVVAAAYVGEPLAFGPEYLIPKPFDPRLMIKVAPAVAQAAFDSGVALRPIADMDAYREKLQSFVYASGTVMKPIFAAAKSALKKRIAYAEGEDERVLRAAQIVVDEGLALPTLIGRPLVIAERINKFGLRLEEGQDYSVVNVEQDHRYRDFWQTYHRMTERKGMTAQVAKIEMRRRLTLIGSMLLQKGDVDGLICGTWGTTAMHLQYLDQVIGKRTGVNTYACMNCLMLPERQLFIVDTHVNYDPTAEQLAEITILAAEEMVRFGIRPKAALLSHSNFGSSNQPSAVKMREALDLLRVKAPWLEVDGEMHGDVALDGAARAALMPNSTLAGDANLLVLPNIDAANIAYNLLKTAAGGNIAVGPVLLGAAKPVHILTASATVRRIVNMTALTVADANASR
- the rsmA gene encoding 16S rRNA (adenine(1518)-N(6)/adenine(1519)-N(6))-dimethyltransferase RsmA, with translation MKHIARKRFGQHFLTDGAMIEAIVDAIGPRPGQAMVEIGPGLAALTQPLVERLGQLTVIELDRDLAARLRAHPQLVVIESDVLKVDFAQVAQALTTTKLRVVGNLPYNISTPILFHLLNFIDVIEDQHFMLQKEVIDRMVAGPCTAAYGRLSVMLQWRYAMENVLLVPPESFEPPPRVNSAVVRMVPHVNPAAVDGHLLSELVQVAFSQRRKLLRHTLGQWLQQKGYADEFDVQRRAEEVPVAEYLALALKLATHSQAASH
- a CDS encoding barstar family protein: MNMSLSQETAALQRAATDVPLRGVRPNIVQSIRAFRVPELQGAAQSLGQHFLYANLANAQTKQDVLDLIAQQFMLSVHVGKNFDALYDSMTDPLHKSGPQPGFIVVLEHIPAHAKFDKEAREQLLDIFRDAADYWADRKIPFRCFYSFL